The Paenibacillus beijingensis nucleotide sequence TATGGGCAAATATAGAAACATTCGATCTAAACGGTATCAATTTTCCTTTTTAGTGGAGCAAAGAGCTGTCTGGACGACGGTCTTATTATTGCTGCTTTGTATCGCCGTTATGATCGTCAGTACCGGTATCGGCAGTCAATATATTTCCCCTCTTGCCGTGCTTAAAGCGCTGTTCGGGAAAGCTGATCCGCTGCAGCAGGTGATCGTGGAAAAGCTGCGCCTGCCGCGGATCGTCATTGCGGTCCTTGTCGGCGCATCGCTCGCTGCAGCCGGCGCCATTGTACAGAGCATCATTCGAAACCCGCTCGCTTCGCCCGATGTGACGGGAATTACGGAAGGCGCCTCGTTCGGCGCCGTGTTGTTTATTTTTCTGTTCACGGATACCATATCCGTATTTTGGCTTCCGCTGGCCGCCATCTGCGGGGCATTCGCCGTCACGGCATTGCTGTACGTGCTCGCCTGGAAACGGGGGATATCCCCATTGCGGCTCGTTCTGATCGGAATCGGCGTTTCGGCGGCTGTAAAGTCCGTTTCGTATATGTTCATTATTTCCGGACCGCTGCAGCTGGCCGACCGATCGCTCACCTTTATGACCGGAAGCATTTACGGTTCATCATGGGACAAAGATGTGCTGACGCTGCTCCCTTGGACGGCCGTGCTGCTCCTTATTACGTGGCTGCATACCCGCAACGTCAACATTCAGGCGCTTGGCGACGATGTCGCAAGCAGCGCCGGTTCCCCCGTGCAGAAGCATCGGCTGCTGCTGCTTTCGCTCAGCGTGGCCCTAGCCGGCGCAGCCGTTGCAATCGGCGGGGCGATCAGCTTTATCGGGCTAATGGCGCCGCATATGGCGCGCAGGCTTGTAGGTTCGTCCTTTGGCAGCCTGCTGCCGGTAAGCGCTCTGATCGGCGCGCTTATTTTGTTGCTGGCGGATTTGACGGCACGAACCGCTTTTTTGCCCCGAGATGTGCCGGCCGGCGTATTTACCGCGGCTATCGGTGCTCCATTTTTCATGTATTTGCTGTACCGGAACCGAAACCGATTCTAGATCAGGAGGCTGACGCGATCATGAGTACGCTGGAGGCACGAGGGTTAGGCTTGTCCTACGGAGACACCTTTATTTTCAAAGACTTGAACCTGACGATACCGGAAGGAAAAATAACCGTGTTTATCGGAAGCAACGGCTGCGGCAAATCGACGCTGCTGCGCTCTATGGCGAGGCTGATGAAACCTCAGCACGGATCGGTCGTACTAAGCGGCGGCGATATCGCAAGCATGTCAACAAAAGAAGTGGCCCGCAAGCTGGCCATTCTCCCTCAAGGCCCGACGGCGCCGGAAGGGCTGACGGTGCTGCAGTTAGTTAAGCAGGGGAGATATCCGTATCAGAGCTGGTTAAAGCAATGGTCCGCTGAAGATGAAGAAGCTGTCAGCTCGGCGCTGGAGGCGACAGGGCTCAGCGATCTGGCGGAGCGTGCCGTCGATTCGCTATCCGGCGGCCAGCGGCAGCGCGCTTGGATTGCGATGACGCTGGCGCAGCAGACGCCGGTCATTTTGCTGGATGAGCCGACCACCTACTTGGATTTGACGCATCAGATTGAAGTGCTTGATCTACTCTACGAAATGAACGACCGCGAGCGGCGCACGATCGTCATGGTTCTCCACGATCTAAACCTTGCCTGCCGGTATGCAGATCACATTGTTGCGATACGGCAAGGCAAAATTCAAGCTCAAGGCCGGCCGGATGAGGTTGTGACTACCGAGCTCATTGAGGCCGTCTTCCAGCTCAAATGCGAAATTATCGCCGATCCGCTGTACGGAACTCCGCTTTGTATTCCGCACGATAAAAGCCGGCTGCGCGCCGCTCGGGCCGCGCATCAATCGGCGGCGGGAATATCCCGCTAAAAGGGGTAAGTGGCAAGGGTGCAAGCCCAGACTACAAAGCTGTACAACGTTTATGAAGAAAGATGTTCTTAAGTCCCGGCAATATAGGAGCCTCTCCATATTGCCGGGATTTTATGCTTAAGCAGCCGAAAGTTCACACCATATCGGAGATGACATTCGGAGTGACAGCGCCCAGCAGCTTGGAAGCGGAAGCTTGATCATAAGCGAATAAATTTCATAGTTCACTAGAACGCAAAAACGCTGATTGAACAAATGTTCAATCAGCGTTTATCATTTTCCATCGTTATAAAAAATGGTGCCGGTGAGAGGACTCGAACCTCCACGGTTTCCCTCACGATTTTGAGTCGCGCGCGTCTGCCATTCCGCCACACCGGCAATTGAGTGGCGTGCCCTAAGAGATTCGAACTCCTGACCTTTTGATTCGTAGTCAAACGCTCTATCCAGCTGAGCTAAGGGCACATATGAAGTTGATATGGAG carries:
- a CDS encoding ABC transporter ATP-binding protein, with protein sequence MSTLEARGLGLSYGDTFIFKDLNLTIPEGKITVFIGSNGCGKSTLLRSMARLMKPQHGSVVLSGGDIASMSTKEVARKLAILPQGPTAPEGLTVLQLVKQGRYPYQSWLKQWSAEDEEAVSSALEATGLSDLAERAVDSLSGGQRQRAWIAMTLAQQTPVILLDEPTTYLDLTHQIEVLDLLYEMNDRERRTIVMVLHDLNLACRYADHIVAIRQGKIQAQGRPDEVVTTELIEAVFQLKCEIIADPLYGTPLCIPHDKSRLRAARAAHQSAAGISR
- a CDS encoding FecCD family ABC transporter permease, which gives rise to MGKYRNIRSKRYQFSFLVEQRAVWTTVLLLLLCIAVMIVSTGIGSQYISPLAVLKALFGKADPLQQVIVEKLRLPRIVIAVLVGASLAAAGAIVQSIIRNPLASPDVTGITEGASFGAVLFIFLFTDTISVFWLPLAAICGAFAVTALLYVLAWKRGISPLRLVLIGIGVSAAVKSVSYMFIISGPLQLADRSLTFMTGSIYGSSWDKDVLTLLPWTAVLLLITWLHTRNVNIQALGDDVASSAGSPVQKHRLLLLSLSVALAGAAVAIGGAISFIGLMAPHMARRLVGSSFGSLLPVSALIGALILLLADLTARTAFLPRDVPAGVFTAAIGAPFFMYLLYRNRNRF